A region from the Oncorhynchus keta strain PuntledgeMale-10-30-2019 chromosome 5, Oket_V2, whole genome shotgun sequence genome encodes:
- the LOC118364766 gene encoding phosphoinositide-interacting protein-like produces MPGLPENIPLGECNLHSQSQEQLTPQTESTVFSLSRSESLWTNESARSTCEIYWFPFHLMSTGGSIFACGFILSGLYFAGYCRKATNILGPALISIGLMVLVVGVVLIPITKENRKQPTMKKPFSYYRQPVFKL; encoded by the coding sequence ATGCCTGGACTACCAGAGAACATCCCCCTTGGGGAGTGCAACCTACACTCCCAGTCCCAGGAGCAGCTCACTCCCCAGACAGAAAGCACCGTGTTCAGCCTGTCCCGCAGCGAGTCCCTCTGGACCAACGAGTCGGCCCGCAGCACATGTGAGATCTACTGGTTCCCATTCCACCTCATGTCCACTGGGGGCAGCATCTTTGCCTGCGGCTTCATCCTGAGTGGCCTGTATTTTGCTGGCTACTGCAGGAAGGCCACCAACATCCTGGGCCCGGCCCTGATATCCATTGGCctgatggtgctggtggtgggCGTGGTGCTGATCCCCATCACCAAGGAGAACAGGAAGCAGCCCACCATGAAGAAGCCCTTCAGTTACTACAGGCAACCAGTCTTTAAATTATGA